The genomic segment GTACCACGCGTTCGCCAAGGAGTTCGGGAAGAGGGTGGGGCTGTGCCGCGGCCTGGAGCGCCCGCGCCAGGTGTGCATGAGCGTGCTCGCCTTCGCCGGCCAAGGCATCCCGCAAGCGCGCGCTTTCGGCAAGCTCGTCCTCGGTCGCTTCTGCCAGCGGATCCTCGAGGGCCTGCAGAATGAGTAGCTCGTTGAGCTCCGGCGACAGCTCCGAGGGCATCCAGGCAGCGCGCACGGACTCCGACAGCGCCGCTTCGATCTCGGCATCCAGGAGTTCGACTGCCTCCTCGGCCTTGGGGTCGAATCCGTCGCTCATCCGTCCTGTCCTCTGATGCTGAGGGCCTTGCGTAGCGCCGCCATGGCGCGGTGCAGCACCACGTCGAAGGTCGCTACGCTGATTTCGAGCTCCTTCGCAACATCTTCTCTGGATCTTTCCTCGAGGACCCGCAAGCGGATGGCGGTGGCGTAGCGAGGGTTGATGCGGCCCAAGGCCACGTCCACCCGCTGTCGAGCAACAGCCAGGTCATGGCGCTCGATGACGTTCGCCTCGCGCTGGTCGTGCTCCGCGGACTCCACTTCGCGCTGGAGGTCGTCGGGCTCGAACAGGACCTCGCGCTTGCGCTGGCGCAGCTGGTCCAAGGCCACGCGCAGGGCGACCACGCGCAACCACGGGTACACGCCCACACTCTGCCAGGAGAACTGATGAAAGCGCTCCACGACCTTCATGTAGGTCTGACTCAGCGCTTCTTCGGCGGCGGCGGTGCTTCCGAGGCGTGGTAGCAGCACGCTGCGATAGAGGCGCGGCCCGTAGCGTCGCAGCAGTGCACCCAGCGCCTCCTTGTCACCCTCGTGGGCGCGAGCGACCAGCTGTCGCTCCTCCTCCAGGGCGTCGGTCTCTTGCGCTGCCTGCACCGCGGCGACTGTACACGACCCCGCGCCTCGGGGAAGTTCGGTAGGGCGCTCCAGGACCAGGGGCGGCCAGATCCCCAGTGCCGGCCCCCACGGGACCACGCCGGCCAGGGCGCCGGGTGCGGGGCATGCGGGGAGGCTGACGGCCATCATCAATCAGCTGAACGCTTGCCGCCCGGGCCGCCTTACGCCCGATTGGACGGTTTTTCCTGGGGCGCCCATCACGGCTGGAGCAACGCTGCCGGCACGTCGAACCGCGGCGCGCGCCACAGGTGGGTGTCCGCGCTGGCCTCGTTGACCTACAACTCCGGGCACCACCCGAACCATGTCGAGTCGAGTCTGCCCCAACTGCGGCGCCCTCAATGCCGGTGACGAGAAGAACTGCGTCCGCTGTCAGGTCCCACTTCCCGGTGCGATGCAGACCGCCGCGCGCGGCATGTGGCTGTCGGCGCTGGGCAATGAATCGCCCCTCACGAACCTCTACATTGGCCTGTGCTTGCTCGTCTTCGTCGCGATGACCGTAGCTTCGGGGAAGCCAGACATTCTCGGCGTGAGCAGCGGCAGCGAGGCCCTCAAGTGGGGAGCCTTGTTTACGCCCATCGCGCGCGAGGAGCCTTTTCGCTACCTGTCAGCAACCTTCGTGCATTTCGGCTTGTTGCACATCGCCTTCAATATGATGGCTTTGCGCGATCTGGGTCGCGCGGTGGAAAGCCGCCTGGGGTCCGGGCGCTTCGTCTTCATCTTCGTCGTGACCAGTGTGGCCGGATTCGTGGCGAGCGACTTCTGGTATTCCTTCCGTGGTGTTCCCGCCTTCACTGCGGGCGCGAGTGCTGCGCTGTTCGGACTGATCGGCGCCTGGGTGGGGTATCTGTACGCGGCCAAGGATTCCGCGTGGAAGCAGTTCTTGTTCAGGGTCGCCGTGTACGCTGCCATCTTTGCCGTCGTGTGGCCCGTGAACAACGCCGCGCACATCGGTGGCTTCCTCGCTGGCGCGCCGCTCGGCGTGCTCTTCTACCGCGAGCGCCGTCCCTGGAAACGGGCTGCCGTGTTCTCCGTCATTGGCTGGCTGCTCGTGATCGCGTCCTTCGGCAGTATCGTCCTCTCGCACCGCTCCGACGCCTGGCAAGAGCTACGCCGCATGGAGATTGCCCGCGGGCACGGCCCCTAGGAAAGGCGGCGGCGATGACTGCTCCCCGCCACCCTGGAACGGGGTAAGCTCCTCTCTCGATGCCGGTCGTCAATCCCCTCGCTCGGGAGCTCGTGTTCAAGATCGTCTATTACGGTCCTGGGCTAGGTGGGAAGACCACGAGCCTGCAGCACGTGCATCAAACCGCGCGGCCGGAGCACCGGGGGCGGTTGGTCAGCTTGGCGACCCCGGTGGACCGCACGCTCTACTTCGACTTTCTTCCGGTGCGCCTTCCCGACGTGCGTGGCATGAGCGTGCGTTTGCAGCTGTTCACGGTCCCTGGGCAGGTTTACTACAACGCGACCCGCAAGCTCGTGCTCACCGGTGCCGACGGCGTGGTGATGGTCGTGGATTCTCAGGCCGAGCGTTTGGACGCCAACCTAGAGAGCCTCGACAACCTGCGCGACAACCTGCG from the Polyangiaceae bacterium genome contains:
- a CDS encoding RNA polymerase sigma factor, with the translated sequence MQAAQETDALEEERQLVARAHEGDKEALGALLRRYGPRLYRSVLLPRLGSTAAAEEALSQTYMKVVERFHQFSWQSVGVYPWLRVVALRVALDQLRQRKREVLFEPDDLQREVESAEHDQREANVIERHDLAVARQRVDVALGRINPRYATAIRLRVLEERSREDVAKELEISVATFDVVLHRAMAALRKALSIRGQDG
- a CDS encoding rhomboid family intramembrane serine protease, giving the protein MSSRVCPNCGALNAGDEKNCVRCQVPLPGAMQTAARGMWLSALGNESPLTNLYIGLCLLVFVAMTVASGKPDILGVSSGSEALKWGALFTPIAREEPFRYLSATFVHFGLLHIAFNMMALRDLGRAVESRLGSGRFVFIFVVTSVAGFVASDFWYSFRGVPAFTAGASAALFGLIGAWVGYLYAAKDSAWKQFLFRVAVYAAIFAVVWPVNNAAHIGGFLAGAPLGVLFYRERRPWKRAAVFSVIGWLLVIASFGSIVLSHRSDAWQELRRMEIARGHGP